The DNA sequence GAGCAAAATATTGGCAAAATATTGAACTATATTCGTGAAGAATTTCCTGAAGTAAAAACGATTCTTTATGCAATAAATTCTAAAGGAAATGACAGCTTATATGATTTGGATGTTAAAATATTCCATGGAAATGGTTTTTTAACGGAGGAGATAGAAGGACTAAAATTTAAAATTGGACCCAAATCATTTTTTCAAACTAATTATAAACAAGCCGTAAAATTATACGAAATAGCAAGAGATTTTGCAGATTTAAAAGGCGATGAAGTAGTGTATGATCTTTATACAGGAACAGGAACCATAGCGCAATTTATTTCTCGTAAAGCAAAAACGGTGGTCGGTGTAGAAGCGGTACCCGAGGCAATAAAAGCTGCGAAAGAAAATGCAGAGTATAATAATATTAAAAATTGTCGTTTTTATTGTGGAGATATGAAAGATATTTTCACGGAAGAATTTATTCATGAAAACGGTCATCCGGATATTATTGTTACCGATCCGCCGAGAGAAGGAATGCATAAAAATGTAGTAGACACTATATTACGCATAGCCCCCCAAAAAATAGTTTATGTAAGTTGTAATTCAGCAACACAAGCTAGGGATCTGGAGTTGATGAAAGAAAAATATGAGGTTGTAAAAGTTCAAGCTGTAGATATGTTTCCACAGACTTATCATGTTGAAAGTGTTGCGCTTCTTAAACTAAAATAAAAATGTTTCAAAAAAAAATAAATATACTATTCGTCCTATTCTTTATAGGTTTACTTGTTTTTTCCTGTGTAGATGATGATGTTTGCGACAAAGTTACTACACCAAGATTGACTATAGAATTGGATAGTTTAGGTAATAAATATAAGAAAACCCGATTATATGTTGACAGGAAAATGCCGGATGGTTCTGTACATTCGGAAGGTGTCTTTCTTGGGAAAGACAGTATTCAATTACCATTAAATTCTTTATCCGATGAAACTGTTTTTTATTTATATGATACACTGCATACTCCGGATTCAAGTAAAAATATTATTACAATAAAATACCTGACTGATCAGCAATTTGTTTCAAAGGCATGTGGATTCAAGATAATATTTAATGAGGTAACTTATGATGCAACTGCGCTTACAACTATAAAATCCTTAACAGGTCAAACTAATCAAATTTATAATGAATCCTCTACGAATTTACGTATTGCTTATTAGTGTATTTCTGGGTATATATGCTCATTCCCAAACTAAAAGCAACGATTCTGTCCCGGTAAAAAATCCAAAGCATCAACTATTTATAGGAGTGGATTTATTAAATCCGGTTGCTGGTTTTTTTGCAGATAAAAAAAATTATAGTAGTTTTATTGCTTATAAAATTAAAAATAGGTGGTTGGCTATTGCCGAAGTAGGGTATGAAAAAAATATTTATAATAAAAATAACTGGAATATTGATGCAAAAGGAGTTTTTGGAGAAATAGGAATAAATTATATTTTAACTAACAACTATGAAAAATCAGGCGAAGGGTTTTATATAGGAGGAAGATTTGGTTATTCCCCTTTCAAGCAAAATGTAAAAAAATATCCTCTTAAGGGAATGAATCCCGAAGGGCAAATACAAATAATTGGAGAAGGTTCTTTACCGGAAGCAAATGTAAGTTCCGGCTGGTTAGAAGCAGTGACAGGAGCTAAAGTTCAAATTGGAAACTCACCGTTTTATATTGATTTCATGGTTCGTCCGAAATTTCTATTGTTTTCCAGCAAACAGAAAAATGTAGACAATTTAGTTATTCCCGGGTATGGAAAAGATAAGGGATCGGCAAATATATCTCTTTTCTGGGGGATATCTTATAAATTATTTTAATCCTATTAAAACCTATTGTATTACTAATAGATAAAATAATTAATAAAATATAAATTATATTTTTGTAAAATATTTAAATATATGAATATTACAATTGTTGGGACAGGATATGTAGGACTGGTTTCAGGAACATGCCTTGCAGATTTGGGACATAGTGTACATTGTGTTGATATAAATGAAGAAAAAGTTACCTTGATGAAAAGTGGGCAAGTACCCATTTATGAACCACAATTAGAAGAAGTATTTCTGAGAAATATAAAAGGAGGTCGTTTGTTTTTTACCACGGATTTGAGTGAAGCAATGCGAGTTTCAAATGTAATATTTTTAGCCTTGCCAACTCCTCCTGGAGAAGATGGTTCAGCGGATCTGTCTTACGTACTGGAAGTTGCCGGTCAAATAGGAGATCTAATGACTGAATATACCTTAATTGTAAATAAAAGTACGGTTCCGGTAGGTACAGCAGAAAAAGTCAAAAACCTGATAAAATCAAAAACACAAGTACCTTTCGATGTAGTTTCAAATCCGGAATTTTTACGAGAAGGATACGCTGTGGAAGATTTTATGAATCCTGAAAGAGTAATTGTGGGAGCTGGTTCACAAAAAGCATTTGAAATAATGGATAAAATTTATTTGTCCTTAACTAATGCCGGTGCTAAAATGATAAAGATGGATGAAAAATCTTCTGAGTTAACAAAATATGCTTCCAATTCTTTCTTAGCCACCAAAATCACCTTTATGAATGAAGTAGCTAATTACTGCGAAAAGGTAGGAGCAGATGTTGATAAAGTACGATTAGGTATGGGGTCGGATGAAAGAATCGGGAATCGATTTTTATTTCCGGGTGTAGGATATGGAGGGAGTTGTTTTCCCAAGGATGTAAAAGCTTTAATTAAAAGCGGAAAAGAAGTTGGATATACTTTTGAAATTTTAGAATCTGTAGAAGAGGTAAATCAAAGACAAAAAACCATATTAGTGCCTGAAGTCGAAAAATATTTAGGTGATTTAAAAAATAAACAAATAGCAATTTGGGGGTTAGCTTTCAAAGAAAATACGGATGATATTCGGGAAGCTTCCTCACTTGAAATAATTAACATGCTTCTGGATAAAGAAGCGAAAGTAAAAGCATACGATTCGATTGCTGTCAATAATGTAAAAAAAATATTAGGCAATAAAATAGAATATGCCAACAATATGTATGAATGTGTAGAAGGAGCAGACGCTTTAATTATTGTAACAGAATGGGGTGAATTTAGACATCCCCATTTTGATATTTTAGAAAAAAAGATGAATAATAAAGCTATTTTTGATGGAAGAAATCTTTATAATGTAGATGAATTAGAAATTCATGGCTTTTATTATAAAAGTATTGGTAGGAAATTAATAAATGGATAGATAATTTTAAATAAATGAAAAAATTAATAATTACAGGAGGAGCCGGATTTATCGGATCTCATGTAGTCAGAAGATTTGTAAATCAGTATCCGGAATATAAAATTTTAAATTTAGATGCATTAACTTATGCAGGTAATTTAGAAAATTTAAAAGATATAGAAAATAAGCCTAATTACCAATTTTTAAAAGCCGATATAACTAACGAAGAACAAATAAAAGAAATATTTTCAGAATTTCAACCGGATGGAGTAATACACTTAGCCGCAGAATCTCATGTAGACAGGTCCATAACCACACCTTTGGAATTTGTAAAATCTAATGTTATAGGCACGGTTATTCTTTTAGATGCTGCAAAAAAAGTATGGAATAATAATTATGAAGGTAAAAGATTTCATCATGTATCAACAGATGAAGTGTATGGTACATTAGGTGAAACCGGTTTTTTTACTGAAGAAACAAAATACAATCCTCACTCCCCTTACTCGGCTTCGAAAGCCTCATCAGATCATTTTGTAAGAGCATATACAGATACCTATGATTTACCGGTGGTAATTACCAATTGTTCTAATAACTACGGACCTAATCATTTTCCGGAAAAATTTATCCCGTTGTTAATTCATAATATTATTAATAATAACCCATTACCTGTATATGGTGATGGAAATTATACCCGTGACTGGTTGTATGTAATTGACCATGCCATAGCTATTGACCAGGTTTTTCATAAAGGAAAAAACAAAGAAAATTATAATATAGGAGGTTTTAACGAATGGAAAAATATTGATTTAGTTCACTTATTATGTAAATTGATGGATAAGAAATTAGGAAGAAAAGAAGGAGAAAGTGCTAAATTAATAACTTTTGTTAAAGATCGTCCCGGACATGATTTACGTTATGCTATTGATGCTACTAAAATAAACAAAGAGCTAGGATGGAAACCTTCCGTAAATTTTGAGGAAGGATTAACTAAGACTATTGATTGGTATATGGATAATCAAGATTGGTTAAACCACGTAACCAGTGGCTCATATCGAAAATATTATGATGAACAATATGATTTAACGTAATACCTATCATGAGTAAAATAAGTGTATTTATTTTTTCGTTGTTATTTATAATAAATTCTTGTACACAAAGTAAGGAAAGTAAAAAACAAACAACTAATACCTATCAAAAAGAAGGATTATCTATTAATTTACCTTTACATTGGAAAGTTAAAAACGATTATTTCAAAGAAGGAGTTAGATATCTTGAATTAGACAAATACACTAATTACAAAATAGAAAGTACCATAGCGATTAGCATTTTTAATAAGAAATTATCTGCCGACTCTATAGTAAGTGATCAAATCAATCAACTTCAATTTTTTTATCAAAAAGTAAATTTTAAAGTTACAAGCAAAAATAAATCAACCCATCTTGGTAAGTTTAATTGGATAACTACCTATTACGAAGCCGATGATACCAGAGACAAAGTTTACGGTGAAGTTGGGGCTATGCACTATGAAGATAAAACAATTACTTTACAAATAGTTGAAGATAAAAATAATACTGATAGGTCGGATTATAATGTTATGTTTAATACATTTATAATAAAATAATTATATGAAAGGAATTATATTAGCTGGAGGATCCGGAACACGATTATACCCACTTACCATTGCAGTAAGTAAACAACTTATGCCTGTTTATGATAAGCCTATGATCTATTATCCATTATCGGTTTTAATGGATGCAGAAATTAAAGATATATTAATTATTACCACACCTCATGATCAAGAGGCATTCAAAAAATTGTTAGGAGATGGTTCAGATTTCGGATGTAACTTAACTTATGAAATCCAACATACGCCGAACGGTTTAGCTCAAGCTTTTGTTATAGGTGAAAAATTTATAGGAGATGATTCGGTGGCATTAATATTAGGAGATAATATTTTTTATGGAGCAGGTTTAAGCCAATTATTGAGATCCAAAACCAATCCAAAAGGAGCTATAGTTTTTGCTTACCATGTAAATGATCCGGAAAGATATGGGGTAGTTGAATTTAATGAAGATATGAAAGCTATATCCATAGAAGAAAAGCCATTAAATCCAAAATCAAACTATGCAGTACCGGGATTATATTTTTACGATAATAAAGTAGTAGAAATAGCAAAAGAATTAAAGCCGTCAGCTAGAGGAGAGTATGAAATTACAGATGTAAACAAAGTATATTTAGAAAACGAAGAGTTGGAAGTTGGAGTTATGGACAGAGGTACAGCTTGGCTGGATACTGGAACTTTTGATTCTCTTCATGATGCTACGGAATATATACGTGTAATTGAAAAACGACAAGGTATAAAAATTGGATGTATTGAAGAAACTGCTTATAAGAGAGGATTTATTTCTATTGAAAAATTATATAAGATTGCTAATAAATATGGAAAAAGCGGGTATGGAGAATATCTTAAAAATATTACCTATTATAAACGTTAGTGCTTATTATTAAATGGAAGAAACTCAGAAATGGACTGAAAATATAAGTGCAAAGCATTCTTTATTAGATTTTAAGCTTAAAGAAATTTGGGATTATAGGGACTTATTAGTTCTTATGGTAAGGAGAAATTTTGTTGCTAACTATAAGCAAACCATTCTAGGTCCCCTTTGGTTTTTTATAAATCCAATTATAACTTCTTTAATGTTTACGGTTGTTTTTGGGGGGATTGCCGGTATAAAAACAGATGGAATACCGGGTATTTTATTTTATTTATCGGGTTTAACTCTTTGGAATTATTTTCAAGATTGCTTAACAGGAACTTCATCAGTATTCAGAGATAATGCAAGTATTTTTGGAAAAGTATATTTCCCTCGCTTAATCATGCCTTTGTCAATAGTTATCGGTAA is a window from the Apibacter sp. B3706 genome containing:
- the rlmD gene encoding 23S rRNA (uracil(1939)-C(5))-methyltransferase RlmD encodes the protein MRRKKNILIPNLELTTAGAKGVAIGKTEEGKTVLVGYAVPGDVVNAQVIKSKKNYYEAKVLDFIKYSSDRVDPECMHFGICGGCKWQNLSYEKQLEYKEKEVYNNIKRIGKIDNFQELTIVPSTDKYFYRNKMEFSFSNARWLTSEEIQSDIDIEDKNALGFHIPQQWNKVLDIKECFLQQEPSNKIRNSIKEFALKHKMEFYDFKEQSGFLRTLMIRSNSKNDLMVLLQFFREDEQNIGKILNYIREEFPEVKTILYAINSKGNDSLYDLDVKIFHGNGFLTEEIEGLKFKIGPKSFFQTNYKQAVKLYEIARDFADLKGDEVVYDLYTGTGTIAQFISRKAKTVVGVEAVPEAIKAAKENAEYNNIKNCRFYCGDMKDIFTEEFIHENGHPDIIVTDPPREGMHKNVVDTILRIAPQKIVYVSCNSATQARDLELMKEKYEVVKVQAVDMFPQTYHVESVALLKLK
- a CDS encoding DUF6048 family protein, which gives rise to MNPLRIYVLLISVFLGIYAHSQTKSNDSVPVKNPKHQLFIGVDLLNPVAGFFADKKNYSSFIAYKIKNRWLAIAEVGYEKNIYNKNNWNIDAKGVFGEIGINYILTNNYEKSGEGFYIGGRFGYSPFKQNVKKYPLKGMNPEGQIQIIGEGSLPEANVSSGWLEAVTGAKVQIGNSPFYIDFMVRPKFLLFSSKQKNVDNLVIPGYGKDKGSANISLFWGISYKLF
- the rfbB gene encoding dTDP-glucose 4,6-dehydratase, whose amino-acid sequence is MKKLIITGGAGFIGSHVVRRFVNQYPEYKILNLDALTYAGNLENLKDIENKPNYQFLKADITNEEQIKEIFSEFQPDGVIHLAAESHVDRSITTPLEFVKSNVIGTVILLDAAKKVWNNNYEGKRFHHVSTDEVYGTLGETGFFTEETKYNPHSPYSASKASSDHFVRAYTDTYDLPVVITNCSNNYGPNHFPEKFIPLLIHNIINNNPLPVYGDGNYTRDWLYVIDHAIAIDQVFHKGKNKENYNIGGFNEWKNIDLVHLLCKLMDKKLGRKEGESAKLITFVKDRPGHDLRYAIDATKINKELGWKPSVNFEEGLTKTIDWYMDNQDWLNHVTSGSYRKYYDEQYDLT
- a CDS encoding UDP-glucose dehydrogenase family protein, which translates into the protein MNITIVGTGYVGLVSGTCLADLGHSVHCVDINEEKVTLMKSGQVPIYEPQLEEVFLRNIKGGRLFFTTDLSEAMRVSNVIFLALPTPPGEDGSADLSYVLEVAGQIGDLMTEYTLIVNKSTVPVGTAEKVKNLIKSKTQVPFDVVSNPEFLREGYAVEDFMNPERVIVGAGSQKAFEIMDKIYLSLTNAGAKMIKMDEKSSELTKYASNSFLATKITFMNEVANYCEKVGADVDKVRLGMGSDERIGNRFLFPGVGYGGSCFPKDVKALIKSGKEVGYTFEILESVEEVNQRQKTILVPEVEKYLGDLKNKQIAIWGLAFKENTDDIREASSLEIINMLLDKEAKVKAYDSIAVNNVKKILGNKIEYANNMYECVEGADALIIVTEWGEFRHPHFDILEKKMNNKAIFDGRNLYNVDELEIHGFYYKSIGRKLING
- the rfbA gene encoding glucose-1-phosphate thymidylyltransferase RfbA, which codes for MKGIILAGGSGTRLYPLTIAVSKQLMPVYDKPMIYYPLSVLMDAEIKDILIITTPHDQEAFKKLLGDGSDFGCNLTYEIQHTPNGLAQAFVIGEKFIGDDSVALILGDNIFYGAGLSQLLRSKTNPKGAIVFAYHVNDPERYGVVEFNEDMKAISIEEKPLNPKSNYAVPGLYFYDNKVVEIAKELKPSARGEYEITDVNKVYLENEELEVGVMDRGTAWLDTGTFDSLHDATEYIRVIEKRQGIKIGCIEETAYKRGFISIEKLYKIANKYGKSGYGEYLKNITYYKR
- a CDS encoding DUF6452 family protein, yielding MFQKKINILFVLFFIGLLVFSCVDDDVCDKVTTPRLTIELDSLGNKYKKTRLYVDRKMPDGSVHSEGVFLGKDSIQLPLNSLSDETVFYLYDTLHTPDSSKNIITIKYLTDQQFVSKACGFKIIFNEVTYDATALTTIKSLTGQTNQIYNESSTNLRIAY